In Streptomyces nojiriensis, one genomic interval encodes:
- a CDS encoding MBL fold metallo-hydrolase → MADMTVAQDVRLRRPAGIRSIRLGDTKVSYVPDGDVRLRPLSLLQDSTDEVWAAHPEYLDPAGHLVGSVGGLLVEHGGRALLIDAGFGPQAHEAPDGPLATIQGGALLRSLAELGRSPEDVEAVAFTHLHADHLGWACHPAPGGDRPAFAHAAYLVSEPEWERRDLLVAQGMAEQVAALAPRVRTVTDGEEVFPGVRVRITPGHTVGHAEYVITGGGRRLIAFGDAVHSPLQIDHPAWSSGFDHDGDRTAGHRHRLVAELAEPGTIGFGVHFADVVFGHVRQDGDGPAWRPLDA, encoded by the coding sequence ATGGCCGACATGACAGTGGCTCAGGACGTACGACTGCGCCGTCCGGCGGGAATCCGCTCGATACGGCTGGGCGACACCAAGGTGTCCTACGTGCCGGACGGCGACGTGCGGCTGCGACCGCTGTCGCTGCTCCAGGACAGCACCGACGAGGTGTGGGCCGCGCACCCCGAGTACCTGGACCCCGCGGGCCACCTGGTGGGGAGCGTCGGCGGACTGCTCGTGGAGCACGGCGGCCGCGCCCTGCTGATCGACGCGGGCTTCGGCCCGCAGGCGCACGAGGCCCCGGACGGCCCGCTCGCCACGATCCAGGGCGGCGCGCTCCTGCGCAGTCTGGCCGAACTCGGTCGCAGCCCCGAGGACGTCGAGGCGGTGGCCTTCACCCACCTCCACGCCGACCACCTCGGCTGGGCCTGTCACCCCGCGCCCGGCGGTGACCGGCCGGCCTTCGCCCACGCCGCGTACCTGGTGTCCGAGCCCGAATGGGAGCGCCGCGACCTCCTGGTGGCCCAGGGCATGGCCGAGCAGGTCGCGGCCCTGGCACCGCGCGTACGTACGGTCACGGACGGTGAGGAGGTCTTCCCCGGCGTGCGCGTACGGATCACCCCCGGCCACACCGTCGGACACGCCGAGTACGTCATCACCGGCGGCGGGCGCCGTCTGATCGCCTTCGGGGACGCCGTGCACTCGCCCCTCCAGATCGACCACCCCGCATGGTCCTCGGGCTTCGACCACGACGGCGACCGCACTGCCGGCCACCGCCACCGCCTCGTCGCCGAGCTGGCGGAGCCCGGCACCATCGGCTTCGGCGTCCACTTCGCCGACGTGGTGTTCGGACACGTCCGGCAGGACGGGGACGGCCCGGCCTGGCGCCCCCTGGACGCATGA
- a CDS encoding MarR family winged helix-turn-helix transcriptional regulator, producing MTTPPELQAIAERQLCGLVNGLAQRIAEHVRERAATLGLTASQATALREMSGPMTMRELAERMSCEPSNTTFVVDKLEKQSLIERHPHPTDRRAKQLVLTAGGVALRERLLALLAVDSPLSGLAPDEQRVLRGLLERAAIRP from the coding sequence ATGACGACGCCCCCGGAGCTGCAGGCCATCGCCGAGCGACAGCTGTGCGGCCTGGTGAACGGACTGGCCCAGCGGATCGCCGAGCACGTACGCGAGCGCGCCGCCACCCTGGGCCTCACCGCGTCACAGGCGACCGCGCTGCGGGAGATGAGCGGGCCGATGACCATGCGCGAGCTCGCCGAACGCATGAGCTGCGAGCCCTCCAACACCACCTTCGTCGTCGACAAGCTGGAGAAGCAGAGCCTGATCGAGCGCCATCCGCACCCCACCGACCGCCGCGCGAAGCAGCTCGTCCTCACCGCCGGGGGCGTCGCGCTGCGCGAGCGTCTCCTCGCGCTCCTCGCCGTGGACTCCCCGCTGTCGGGCCTCGCGCCGGACGAACAGCGCGTCCTGCGGGGCCTGCTGGAGCGGGCCGCCATCCGGCCGTAA
- a CDS encoding LacI family DNA-binding transcriptional regulator codes for MTEPRPDSRPTLEAVAAHAGVSRATASRVVNGGDGVRAHLVDRVRTAIRVLGYVPNHAARTLVTRRTGAVAVIIAEPEVRIFSDPFFSRQVRGIAKELTAHDTQLVLLLVEDRGDYERIERYLAGGHVDGALAFSLHTDDPLPAITRRIGMPTVYGGRPGWTTRTGEDEGEGVAYVDADNRGGAREAVRYLLAQGRRRIAHISGPLDQTSAADRLSGYRDALAAVGPELFAEGDFTPAGGARAMAELLDRDAGIDAVFAGNDLMATGALRVLRESGRTVPGDVALVGFDDAEPVAESADPPLTTVRQDIEGMGRLMARLLMRRLNGGPDGRPAAPDPVITATALVRRASA; via the coding sequence GTGACCGAGCCGCGTCCCGACAGCCGCCCCACCCTGGAGGCCGTCGCGGCGCACGCCGGGGTGTCCCGGGCCACCGCGTCCCGCGTGGTCAACGGCGGCGACGGGGTCCGCGCGCATCTGGTGGACCGGGTCCGTACGGCGATCCGCGTACTGGGGTACGTCCCCAACCACGCGGCCCGCACCCTCGTGACCCGGCGCACCGGAGCCGTCGCGGTGATCATCGCCGAGCCGGAGGTCCGGATCTTCTCGGACCCCTTCTTCTCGCGCCAGGTCCGCGGCATCGCCAAGGAGTTGACCGCGCACGACACCCAGCTCGTCCTGCTCCTGGTCGAGGACCGCGGCGACTACGAGCGGATCGAGCGCTACCTGGCGGGCGGTCACGTCGACGGGGCCCTCGCCTTCTCCCTGCACACCGACGACCCGCTGCCCGCCATCACCCGCCGCATCGGCATGCCCACGGTCTACGGCGGCCGGCCCGGCTGGACCACCCGGACCGGGGAAGACGAGGGCGAGGGCGTGGCCTACGTGGACGCCGACAACCGCGGGGGCGCGCGGGAGGCCGTGCGCTATCTGCTGGCGCAGGGCCGGAGGCGGATCGCGCACATCTCCGGCCCGCTCGACCAGACCTCGGCGGCCGACCGGCTGAGCGGCTACCGGGACGCGCTGGCGGCCGTCGGCCCGGAGCTGTTCGCCGAGGGGGACTTCACCCCGGCGGGCGGGGCCCGCGCGATGGCGGAACTGCTGGACCGGGACGCCGGTATCGACGCCGTCTTCGCCGGGAACGACCTGATGGCGACCGGCGCCCTGCGCGTGCTGCGCGAGAGCGGCCGCACGGTGCCCGGGGACGTGGCGCTGGTCGGCTTCGACGACGCCGAACCGGTGGCGGAGAGCGCCGACCCGCCGCTGACGACCGTACGCCAGGACATAGAGGGCATGGGCCGCCTGATGGCACGGCTGCTGATGCGCCGGCTGAACGGCGGTCCGGACGGGCGGCCGGCCGCGCCCGATCCGGTGATCACCGCCACGGCGCTGGTGCGGCGCGCCTCGGCCTGA
- a CDS encoding DUF4360 domain-containing protein — MIKPLRTAFTAAAVTATFVALTPAAGASSSVPSAPTDQVTVDVASVNGSGCRPGSAAVSVSPDNSAFTVTYSEYLAQAGGGVSAVEGRKNCLLSLDVHVPQGYTYAVAKVDYRGFGSLAPGAVGTQKASYYFQGMSQTAYRTHKFNGELVDNWQATDTTGVEALVFAPCGEQRNFNINTELRAEVGTSDPEHTSFMALDSTDGSINSVYHFSWKQCPVRH, encoded by the coding sequence GTGATCAAGCCCCTCCGCACTGCATTCACCGCAGCCGCCGTGACCGCGACCTTCGTCGCGCTCACCCCCGCCGCCGGCGCCTCGTCCTCGGTGCCCTCGGCCCCCACCGACCAGGTGACCGTGGACGTCGCCTCCGTGAACGGATCGGGCTGCCGTCCGGGCAGCGCCGCCGTCTCGGTATCGCCGGACAACTCGGCCTTCACCGTCACCTACAGCGAATACCTGGCCCAGGCCGGCGGCGGTGTCTCCGCCGTCGAGGGCCGCAAGAACTGCCTCCTCTCCCTCGACGTCCACGTCCCCCAGGGGTACACGTACGCCGTGGCCAAGGTCGACTACCGCGGCTTCGGCAGCCTCGCACCGGGCGCGGTCGGCACGCAGAAGGCCAGCTACTACTTCCAGGGCATGAGCCAGACCGCGTACCGCACCCACAAGTTCAACGGCGAGCTCGTCGACAACTGGCAGGCGACCGACACCACGGGCGTCGAGGCCCTGGTCTTCGCACCCTGCGGTGAGCAGCGCAACTTCAACATCAACACCGAGCTGCGCGCCGAGGTGGGCACCTCGGACCCGGAGCACACCAGCTTCATGGCGCTCGACTCGACGGACGGCAGCATCAACAGCGTGTACCACTTCTCCTGGAAGCAGTGCCCGGTCCGGCACTGA
- a CDS encoding glyoxal oxidase, with the protein MSRPSHTSRAPRWSRAPRPRPTALSALALATALAIALAGPAPAFAAAHHAGDEAGVLGEEHSRAHARLREAARGNQGYPQSKRTSSLAALEASQRTGNAAFGAARFGRFTQFFPSPDFGVHVAQLPTGKVLLFSFERVEADPTKETGPTNTVGRTNAGRAYLWDPARGTGAKAFKNVPPPVVLMPDGAYAPRPAPFFCAGHSYLPNGMVGVFGGNVGGKGGSGAKLSFVFDPWTEKWFRNRDMSVGRWYPSVVTGPDGRQIIMSGQSERGTGTPTPVVERFPALGRPVPWRSYDIPANVPAERLRSRAPFRNDYPHLFSLRDGKIYGLGRDADQQWLFDPVEDTRTDLPRRPADFRGYGSAVPLPAGFRGPDSVLVLGGDPRDPLTYRLSGGRWSIEEPRAFGRTQDGTLILPDGTLITVNGALDTRDYGNGPFNPKADLKYRQIELRDAHGHWKLGPAQRLPRGYHSNALVLPDGRMMVTGDELQQIANDPDIKDGMDGSIELYEPAYLHRGARPALDRAPAGDLGHDTAFQVTSSTAKDVTRAVLLAPTTVTHSVNTSQRHLDLRITGVHGSTIGLRTPPGAADAPPGYYMLFLLDAKGVPSTAKWIKLGTRNR; encoded by the coding sequence ATGTCCCGCCCATCACACACGTCTCGCGCACCACGCTGGTCCCGCGCACCCCGGCCACGCCCCACCGCCCTGTCGGCCCTGGCGCTCGCCACCGCCCTGGCCATCGCCCTCGCCGGGCCCGCCCCGGCCTTCGCCGCGGCCCACCACGCCGGCGACGAGGCCGGGGTGCTCGGCGAGGAGCACTCCCGCGCCCACGCGCGGCTGCGCGAGGCGGCCCGGGGCAATCAGGGCTATCCGCAGTCGAAGCGGACGTCGAGCCTGGCCGCCCTGGAGGCGTCCCAGCGCACGGGCAACGCGGCGTTCGGCGCGGCCCGGTTCGGCCGGTTCACCCAGTTCTTCCCCTCCCCCGATTTCGGCGTCCACGTGGCCCAGCTGCCGACGGGCAAGGTGCTGCTCTTCTCCTTCGAACGCGTGGAAGCCGATCCCACCAAGGAGACCGGGCCCACCAACACGGTCGGCCGGACCAACGCGGGCCGCGCCTATCTCTGGGACCCCGCCAGGGGGACCGGGGCCAAGGCCTTCAAGAACGTGCCGCCACCGGTGGTGCTGATGCCCGACGGCGCCTACGCCCCGCGCCCGGCGCCGTTCTTCTGCGCCGGGCACTCCTACCTCCCCAACGGCATGGTGGGGGTGTTCGGCGGCAACGTCGGCGGGAAGGGCGGCAGCGGCGCCAAGCTGTCCTTCGTGTTCGACCCGTGGACCGAGAAGTGGTTCCGCAACCGCGACATGTCCGTGGGCCGCTGGTACCCCTCGGTGGTGACCGGGCCGGACGGCCGCCAGATCATCATGTCCGGCCAGTCCGAGCGCGGTACGGGCACACCCACTCCGGTGGTGGAGCGCTTCCCCGCGCTCGGGCGGCCCGTGCCGTGGCGTTCGTACGACATCCCGGCGAACGTCCCGGCCGAGCGGCTCCGGTCACGGGCCCCCTTCCGCAACGACTATCCGCACCTCTTCTCGCTGCGGGACGGGAAGATCTACGGGCTCGGCCGCGACGCCGACCAGCAGTGGCTGTTCGATCCGGTCGAGGACACCCGCACCGACCTGCCCCGGCGGCCCGCCGATTTCCGGGGCTACGGTTCGGCCGTGCCGCTGCCGGCCGGTTTCCGCGGTCCGGACTCCGTCCTGGTGCTCGGCGGCGACCCGCGCGACCCGCTCACCTACCGGCTGTCCGGCGGCCGCTGGAGCATCGAGGAGCCGAGGGCCTTCGGCCGCACCCAGGACGGGACCCTGATCCTGCCCGACGGGACCCTGATCACGGTGAACGGCGCCCTGGACACCCGCGACTACGGCAACGGGCCCTTCAACCCGAAGGCCGACCTGAAGTACCGGCAGATCGAACTGCGCGACGCGCACGGCCACTGGAAGCTGGGGCCGGCCCAGCGGCTGCCCCGCGGCTACCACTCCAACGCCCTGGTCCTGCCGGACGGCCGGATGATGGTCACCGGGGACGAGCTCCAGCAGATCGCCAACGACCCCGACATCAAGGACGGGATGGACGGCAGCATCGAGCTGTACGAGCCCGCCTACCTGCACCGGGGCGCCCGGCCGGCGCTCGACCGGGCCCCGGCGGGCGACCTCGGCCACGACACGGCCTTCCAGGTCACGAGCTCGACGGCGAAGGACGTCACACGGGCCGTACTGCTGGCGCCGACGACCGTCACCCACTCGGTGAACACCAGCCAGCGCCACCTGGACCTGCGGATCACCGGTGTCCACGGCTCCACGATCGGGCTGCGCACGCCGCCGGGTGCGGCCGACGCCCCGCCCGGGTACTACATGCTCTTCCTGCTCGACGCGAAGGGCGTGCCCAGCACCGCGAAGTGGATCAAGCTGGGCACCCGCAACCGCTAG
- a CDS encoding HutD/Ves family protein: MDAPSGSGIRILRASDRTATVWKNGGGVTREIAAWPEGAGMDDFGWRVSLAEVAADGPFSAFPGIGRTLTLAEGAGMDLSVAGVRRLVDERFAPQDFPGDEPTDCRLLSGPVVNFNVMYRRGAVEAQTAVVRGVLAVAVPPGGTLLVAALEGAAVLERAGDRAELLPYDAALLTGPLDCRVRTAGRAAVVRFAPAPAPDQV, from the coding sequence ATGGACGCGCCGAGCGGCAGCGGGATCCGGATCCTGCGGGCGTCCGACCGGACCGCCACCGTCTGGAAGAACGGCGGGGGAGTCACCCGGGAGATCGCGGCCTGGCCCGAGGGGGCGGGCATGGACGATTTCGGCTGGCGCGTGAGCCTGGCCGAGGTCGCCGCCGACGGCCCGTTCTCGGCCTTCCCCGGCATCGGTCGCACCCTGACCCTCGCCGAGGGCGCGGGCATGGACCTCTCGGTGGCGGGCGTACGCCGGCTCGTGGACGAGCGGTTCGCGCCGCAGGACTTCCCAGGGGACGAGCCGACCGACTGCCGGCTGCTCTCCGGCCCCGTCGTGAACTTCAACGTGATGTACCGCAGGGGCGCGGTGGAGGCGCAGACCGCCGTCGTACGGGGCGTGCTCGCCGTCGCGGTCCCGCCGGGCGGGACGCTGCTGGTGGCCGCGCTGGAAGGAGCGGCGGTGCTCGAACGGGCCGGCGACCGCGCGGAGCTGCTCCCCTACGACGCGGCCCTGCTGACCGGACCGCTCGACTGCCGGGTCCGCACGGCCGGGCGCGCGGCCGTCGTACGGTTCGCGCCGGCCCCGGCCCCGGACCAGGTCTAG
- a CDS encoding MarR family winged helix-turn-helix transcriptional regulator, with the protein MSDTATQTPTKLQLLELLAAIGTAQWREFAAAAAQHGLTSTQARVLAQLDGPVPMRGLATLLVCDASNVTGIVDRLEARELVRREPDPADRRVKNVVATDAGRDVIRRVREEMQAMHGALDTLDEAESATLYALLGRLRPSMEKA; encoded by the coding sequence ATGAGCGACACCGCCACGCAGACCCCCACCAAGCTCCAGCTGCTGGAGCTGCTCGCCGCGATCGGCACCGCCCAATGGCGCGAGTTCGCGGCCGCCGCGGCCCAGCACGGCCTGACCTCCACCCAGGCCCGGGTCCTCGCCCAGCTCGACGGCCCGGTGCCCATGCGCGGCCTCGCCACCCTGCTGGTGTGCGACGCCTCCAACGTGACCGGCATCGTGGACCGGCTGGAGGCCCGCGAGCTGGTGCGCCGGGAGCCCGACCCCGCCGACCGCCGCGTCAAGAACGTCGTCGCGACGGACGCGGGCCGTGACGTCATCCGCCGCGTGCGCGAGGAGATGCAGGCCATGCACGGCGCGCTCGACACCCTTGACGAGGCCGAGAGCGCGACGCTCTACGCCTTGCTGGGCCGCCTGCGTCCCTCGATGGAGAAGGCCTGA
- a CDS encoding MFS transporter, producing the protein MSTPSPATPASGHRNETVIVFALSLAAMVVSMMQTLPVPILGLIRQDLGTTTANVSWVTTATLLSAAVFTPLLGRFGDQHGKKPTLVAVLGVMVAGSVIAALATSLPLLILGRVLQGAATAIFPLALSVLREEVRPQKLPGAMALVSGTLAFGSGLALVATGLLTSGSGADYRNAFWMATGFALLALLAVVFLVPATRHKTGGRTDFLGALTLGIALLLLLLPISQGHEWGWGSARTLGSFAGAAVMAAVWVLVERKVREPLVDMKMFVHRPVLMANLAGVLVGFGMFANFLGVSYLVQMPEALTGYGFDASILRASVQFLLPGAIVSLLASPVGGQIVRHRGPRTALALAAALGAAGFAWLVLDHQHSLSVIGAGLVVGAAVSFGYAAMPAVIMSSVPHHQSGIANGINSISRSTGSAIGSAVVTTILASKTIEHLPAGVPPLPAESGFTLTFGIGAVAFALVALISWIGLRSGQGTVAAAADRPAAATGKTEQAEKADATL; encoded by the coding sequence ATGAGCACCCCCTCCCCCGCCACCCCGGCCTCCGGGCACCGGAACGAGACGGTCATCGTCTTCGCCCTAAGCCTGGCCGCCATGGTCGTGTCGATGATGCAGACCCTGCCGGTCCCGATCCTCGGCCTCATCCGTCAGGACCTCGGCACCACCACGGCCAACGTGAGCTGGGTGACCACCGCCACCCTCCTGTCGGCCGCCGTCTTCACCCCGCTGCTGGGCCGCTTCGGCGACCAGCACGGCAAGAAGCCCACCCTGGTCGCCGTGCTCGGCGTCATGGTCGCCGGCTCCGTCATCGCCGCGCTGGCGACCTCGCTGCCGCTGCTGATCCTGGGCCGGGTGCTCCAGGGGGCCGCCACCGCGATCTTCCCGCTGGCCCTGTCCGTCCTGCGCGAAGAGGTCCGGCCGCAGAAGCTGCCGGGTGCGATGGCCCTGGTCAGCGGCACGCTCGCGTTCGGCAGCGGGCTCGCGCTGGTCGCGACCGGACTGCTCACCTCCGGCTCCGGCGCGGACTACCGCAACGCCTTCTGGATGGCGACCGGCTTCGCGCTCCTCGCCCTGCTCGCGGTGGTCTTCCTGGTCCCAGCGACCCGCCACAAGACCGGCGGTCGCACCGACTTCCTCGGCGCGCTGACCCTCGGCATCGCGCTGCTCCTGCTCCTGCTGCCGATCTCCCAGGGCCACGAGTGGGGCTGGGGCTCCGCCCGTACGCTGGGCAGCTTCGCCGGCGCCGCCGTCATGGCCGCCGTCTGGGTGCTCGTCGAGCGCAAGGTCCGCGAGCCGCTCGTCGACATGAAGATGTTCGTCCACCGCCCGGTGCTCATGGCCAACCTGGCCGGCGTCCTCGTCGGCTTCGGCATGTTCGCGAACTTCCTGGGCGTCTCGTACCTCGTCCAGATGCCCGAGGCCCTCACCGGCTACGGCTTCGACGCATCCATCCTGCGCGCCTCCGTGCAGTTCCTGCTGCCCGGCGCGATCGTCTCGCTGCTCGCCTCGCCCGTGGGCGGCCAGATCGTGCGCCACCGGGGGCCGCGTACGGCGCTGGCCCTGGCCGCGGCCCTCGGCGCGGCCGGCTTCGCCTGGCTGGTCCTGGACCACCAGCACAGCCTCTCGGTGATCGGCGCCGGGCTCGTCGTCGGTGCGGCCGTCAGCTTCGGCTACGCCGCCATGCCCGCCGTGATCATGTCCAGCGTCCCGCACCACCAGAGCGGCATCGCCAACGGCATCAACTCGATCTCCCGCTCCACGGGCAGTGCGATCGGAAGCGCCGTCGTCACCACGATCCTGGCCTCCAAGACCATCGAGCACCTGCCGGCGGGGGTCCCCCCGCTGCCCGCCGAGTCCGGGTTCACCCTCACCTTCGGGATCGGTGCGGTGGCCTTCGCGCTGGTCGCGCTGATCAGCTGGATCGGTCTGCGGAGCGGGCAGGGCACCGTGGCCGCGGCCGCCGACCGGCCCGCGGCGGCGACCGGGAAGACGGAGCAGGCCGAGAAGGCCGACGCCACCCTCTGA
- a CDS encoding mycothiol transferase: MKATDVIADGFGRIREIVHEVVEGVPPELLNARVDPAANSVTWLVWHLTRIQDDHIADAAGTEQVWDSDGWADRFALPLPAGSTGYGHSPQDVYTVRVDSGELLLGYFDAVHERTARFVHGLAATDLDRVVDERWDPPVTLGVRLVSVLGDDLQHAGQAAFVRGVLERERGL; this comes from the coding sequence ATGAAGGCTACGGACGTCATCGCCGACGGTTTCGGACGCATCCGGGAGATCGTGCACGAGGTCGTGGAAGGGGTCCCGCCGGAGCTGCTCAACGCGCGCGTGGACCCGGCGGCGAACTCGGTCACCTGGCTCGTCTGGCACCTGACCCGGATCCAGGACGACCACATCGCGGACGCGGCCGGCACCGAGCAGGTCTGGGACTCCGACGGCTGGGCGGACCGGTTCGCGCTGCCCCTGCCCGCCGGGTCGACCGGGTACGGGCACTCGCCGCAGGACGTCTACACCGTACGGGTCGACTCGGGCGAGCTGCTGCTGGGGTACTTCGACGCGGTGCACGAGCGGACCGCCCGGTTCGTGCACGGGCTCGCCGCCACCGACCTGGACCGGGTGGTCGACGAACGCTGGGATCCACCGGTCACCCTCGGGGTACGCCTGGTCAGCGTACTCGGGGACGATCTCCAGCACGCCGGGCAGGCGGCCTTCGTACGGGGCGTCCTGGAGCGGGAACGGGGTCTCTGA
- a CDS encoding FAD-dependent oxidoreductase codes for MPRPLRVAIVGAGPAGIYAADALLKSEAAVEPGVSIDLFERMPAPFGLIRYGVAPDHPRIKGIITALHQVLDKPQVRLFGNVDYPNDISLDELQSFYDAVIFSTGATADRALAIPGVDLDGSYGAADFVSWYDGHPDVPRTWPLEAEKVAVLGVGNVALDVARILAKTADELLPTEIPANVYDGLKANKALEVHVFGRRGPAQAKFSPMELRELDHSPNIEVIVNPEDIDYDEGSIATRRGNKQADMVAKTLENWAIRDIGERPHKLFLHFFESPVEILGEDGKVVGLRTERTELDGTGNVKGTGNFTDWDIQSVYRAVGYLSDELPKLPWDVESGTVPDEGGRVIEAGGHLQSTYVTGWIRRGPVGLIGHTKGDANETVANLLADHAEGRLSEPAAPAPEAVEAFLAERSVRYTTWEGWYKLDAAEKALGEPQGRERVKIVEREGMLEASGA; via the coding sequence ATGCCTCGCCCTCTGCGGGTAGCAATCGTCGGTGCCGGCCCCGCCGGTATCTACGCCGCCGACGCGCTGCTGAAGTCCGAGGCAGCCGTCGAGCCCGGTGTGTCCATCGACCTCTTCGAGCGGATGCCCGCGCCCTTCGGCCTGATCCGGTACGGCGTCGCCCCCGACCACCCCCGGATCAAGGGCATCATCACCGCCCTTCACCAGGTCCTCGACAAGCCCCAGGTGCGCCTCTTCGGGAACGTCGACTACCCGAACGACATCAGCCTCGACGAGCTGCAGTCCTTCTACGACGCCGTGATCTTCTCCACCGGTGCCACGGCCGACCGCGCGCTGGCCATCCCGGGCGTCGACCTCGACGGCTCCTACGGCGCCGCCGACTTCGTCTCCTGGTACGACGGCCACCCGGACGTCCCGCGCACCTGGCCGCTGGAGGCCGAGAAGGTCGCCGTGCTCGGTGTCGGCAACGTCGCCCTCGACGTCGCGCGCATCCTCGCGAAGACCGCCGACGAGCTGCTGCCGACCGAGATCCCGGCGAACGTCTACGACGGGCTCAAGGCGAACAAGGCCCTCGAGGTGCACGTCTTCGGCCGCCGCGGTCCGGCGCAGGCCAAGTTCAGCCCCATGGAGCTCCGGGAGCTGGACCACTCGCCCAACATCGAAGTCATCGTCAACCCCGAGGACATCGACTACGACGAGGGCTCCATAGCCACCCGCCGCGGCAACAAGCAGGCCGACATGGTCGCCAAGACCCTGGAGAACTGGGCGATCCGCGACATCGGCGAGCGCCCGCACAAGCTGTTCCTGCACTTCTTCGAGTCGCCCGTCGAGATCCTCGGCGAGGACGGCAAGGTCGTCGGACTGCGCACCGAGCGCACCGAGCTCGACGGCACGGGCAACGTCAAGGGCACGGGCAACTTCACCGACTGGGACATCCAGTCCGTCTACCGGGCCGTCGGCTACCTCTCCGACGAGCTGCCCAAGCTCCCCTGGGACGTCGAGTCCGGCACCGTCCCGGACGAGGGCGGCCGCGTGATCGAAGCCGGTGGCCACCTGCAGTCGACCTACGTCACCGGATGGATCCGGCGCGGTCCGGTCGGCTTGATCGGCCACACCAAGGGTGACGCGAACGAGACCGTCGCGAACCTGCTCGCCGACCACGCGGAGGGCCGCCTGAGCGAGCCGGCCGCCCCGGCCCCGGAGGCCGTGGAGGCCTTCCTCGCCGAGCGCAGCGTCCGCTACACGACGTGGGAGGGCTGGTACAAGCTGGACGCGGCCGAGAAGGCCCTCGGTGAGCCCCAGGGCCGCGAGCGCGTGAAGATCGTCGAGCGCGAGGGCATGCTCGAGGCGAGCGGCGCGTAG
- a CDS encoding DUF5302 domain-containing protein, producing the protein MADETDTPQDESPADAAKRKFREALDRNAANAQSQQAHQSRAKVQGASSGPGGKNKKVRRKTG; encoded by the coding sequence ATGGCTGACGAAACCGACACCCCGCAGGACGAGTCCCCGGCCGACGCGGCCAAGCGCAAGTTCCGCGAGGCGCTGGACCGCAACGCCGCGAACGCCCAGTCCCAGCAGGCCCACCAGAGCCGGGCGAAGGTCCAGGGTGCCAGCAGCGGCCCCGGCGGCAAGAACAAGAAGGTCCGCCGCAAGACCGGCTGA
- a CDS encoding rodlin produces the protein MLKKFMATAAATAAVLGAGAAVASPAMAIGNDNGVNTVNGNGSAQIYGNQETHGKMSPQLGAIQGSLNKLCVGLPAKVNAQSLLAVLANVGVQDVNVLASPQNQQCTENSTQAKGDEALSHIASNIPILSGNLSAGS, from the coding sequence ATGCTCAAGAAGTTCATGGCCACCGCAGCCGCCACCGCCGCCGTGCTCGGCGCGGGTGCCGCAGTCGCCTCCCCCGCGATGGCGATCGGCAACGACAACGGCGTGAACACCGTCAACGGCAACGGTTCGGCCCAGATCTACGGCAACCAGGAGACCCACGGCAAGATGAGCCCGCAGCTCGGCGCCATCCAGGGCTCGCTCAACAAGCTCTGCGTCGGCCTGCCGGCCAAGGTCAACGCCCAGTCCCTGCTCGCGGTCCTCGCCAACGTCGGCGTCCAGGACGTCAACGTTCTCGCCAGCCCGCAGAACCAGCAGTGCACCGAGAACTCCACCCAGGCCAAGGGCGACGAGGCCCTCTCGCACATCGCCAGCAACATCCCGATCCTCTCCGGAAACCTCTCCGCGGGCAGCTGA